A section of the Clostridium sp. TW13 genome encodes:
- a CDS encoding MFS transporter produces MGNQQFQRTPFARLLIGAVLGLGTSIAPLVLLGFGLATFNIIRIVGVQNATAVYGMVGGITGIFLVITSPLGGAIADKTRVKMGRRRFWMVAGSIGGALSMLTFTYANSVPVLIIGYCLANFFYGMVTLSCYAVVPEQVDPERFGRVSGLFGAAAPICVMIGQAVLGIYADVPVQQKLLAIIIIQVIGGLSAAVLIKDTQFTGTVEKKKSFGEGLKNFYPSVKKYPEYTWALLTKLFINVTNAGLSMLTLFYIMRFHLGEGDIMRVMAYQSPAIMLMVLSGIFGGFVSDKIRKQKPFVMLAALITGVCMIAFAFSGSVTFVIVGNFFFNFGFGMYTAVDNALVNRILPSKENAGKDIAIMNTTVNLSSAIVQFLAPMLIALGTKLMGDDGYTFFFLMLAGFSILSALVVLPIPEIGKENRNK; encoded by the coding sequence ATGGGAAATCAACAATTTCAAAGAACACCTTTTGCAAGACTTTTAATAGGTGCAGTACTTGGATTAGGCACATCAATAGCACCTTTAGTATTATTAGGATTTGGGTTAGCAACCTTTAATATTATAAGAATAGTAGGGGTTCAAAATGCAACAGCTGTATATGGTATGGTAGGAGGAATAACAGGAATATTTTTAGTTATAACATCTCCATTAGGTGGAGCTATAGCAGATAAAACAAGAGTTAAGATGGGAAGAAGAAGATTTTGGATGGTTGCAGGGAGCATAGGTGGAGCACTATCAATGCTGACATTTACTTATGCTAATTCAGTACCAGTACTTATAATAGGTTATTGCTTAGCAAACTTCTTCTATGGAATGGTTACTTTATCTTGTTATGCAGTAGTACCAGAGCAAGTTGATCCAGAGAGATTTGGCAGAGTATCTGGATTGTTTGGTGCAGCAGCTCCAATCTGTGTTATGATTGGTCAAGCTGTACTTGGAATATATGCAGATGTACCTGTTCAACAAAAGCTTTTAGCAATTATAATTATTCAAGTTATAGGCGGATTATCAGCAGCAGTTCTTATTAAAGATACTCAATTTACAGGAACAGTAGAAAAGAAGAAAAGCTTTGGTGAAGGGTTAAAGAACTTCTATCCAAGTGTAAAGAAATATCCAGAATATACATGGGCACTTCTTACTAAGTTGTTTATAAATGTTACAAATGCGGGATTAAGTATGTTAACTCTTTTCTATATAATGAGATTCCATCTTGGTGAAGGAGATATCATGAGAGTTATGGCATATCAATCACCAGCGATAATGTTAATGGTTTTATCAGGAATATTTGGAGGCTTTGTATCAGATAAGATAAGAAAACAAAAGCCTTTTGTAATGTTAGCAGCATTAATAACAGGAGTTTGTATGATTGCATTTGCATTCTCAGGTAGTGTTACTTTTGTAATAGTAGGAAACTTCTTCTTTAACTTTGGATTTGGTATGTATACAGCAGTAGATAATGCATTAGTTAATAGAATATTACCATCTAAAGAGAACGCAGGTAAAGATATCGCAATAATGAATACAACAGTAAACTTATCATCAGCAATAGTTCAATTTTTAGCTCCAATGCTTATAGCTTTGGGAACAAAGCTAATGGGAGATGATGGATATACATTCTTCTTCTTGATGCTTGCAGGGTTCTCGATACTTTCAGCCTTGGTAGTATTACCAATACCTGAAATAGGCAAAGAGAATCGTAATAAGTAA
- a CDS encoding AraC family transcriptional regulator — protein sequence MIEMYTSSGIIQSILTKSYLNTGKKKSFGDAIIELYKKNSYVTIKPSLPEESFWNCLSDDEFLDLLNNIPISMNTVLENRDITKFSELKEAIILRERNDIFVNKHFNYINDHTHSHDYFEIYYVFKGNCEFQFEKEHRTLEEGELCIIAPTSLHNIIADNSDSIIISIAIRKSTFDNTFFPLLSQKDLLSYFFKTILYDKTSPNYLLFHTQNSTDIRIIIKNLIIENNKDDLYYNNCSISWANILFSTILRNYSKTIQFNNYAIGSEFSLIIQYIQNNYKTLTLSSLAEYFHYSEAHLSILIKKNIGLKFTTLLTNLKMEDAKEYLLNTDLSIEKISEAVGYNSVEHFSRTFKKHYGYSPQQFRKLQ from the coding sequence ATGATTGAAATGTATACTTCTTCTGGAATAATTCAATCTATTTTAACAAAATCTTATTTAAATACTGGAAAAAAGAAAAGTTTTGGGGACGCAATTATTGAATTGTATAAAAAAAATAGTTATGTAACCATTAAGCCTAGTTTACCTGAAGAATCTTTCTGGAATTGTTTATCAGATGATGAATTTTTAGATTTGCTGAACAACATACCAATTTCTATGAATACTGTTCTCGAAAATAGAGATATAACAAAATTTTCAGAGTTAAAAGAAGCAATTATACTTAGAGAACGAAATGATATTTTTGTAAATAAACACTTTAATTATATAAATGACCACACACATTCACATGACTATTTTGAAATTTATTATGTGTTCAAAGGTAACTGTGAATTTCAATTTGAAAAAGAACACCGTACTCTTGAGGAAGGTGAGCTATGCATCATTGCTCCTACATCATTACATAATATAATTGCAGATAATAGTGATTCTATCATAATATCTATTGCTATTAGAAAAAGTACTTTCGATAACACCTTTTTTCCACTACTCTCACAAAAGGATTTACTTTCTTACTTTTTCAAGACAATACTTTATGATAAAACCTCACCAAATTATCTTTTATTTCACACTCAAAATTCAACAGATATAAGAATTATAATTAAAAATCTAATCATAGAAAATAATAAAGACGATTTGTATTATAATAATTGCAGTATAAGTTGGGCAAATATTCTTTTCTCAACTATTTTAAGAAATTATAGCAAAACAATTCAATTTAATAATTATGCTATAGGAAGTGAGTTTTCCTTAATCATTCAGTATATACAAAATAATTATAAAACTCTTACTCTAAGTTCTCTTGCTGAATATTTTCACTATAGCGAAGCCCATTTAAGCATACTAATAAAAAAGAATATTGGCTTAAAATTCACAACTCTATTAACTAATTTAAAAATGGAAGATGCTAAGGAATACCTCTTAAATACTGATTTATCTATAGAAAAGATTTCAGAAGCTGTAGGTTATAATTCTGTTGAACATTTTTCTAGAACCTTTAAAAAACATTATGGCTACTCACCACAGCAGTTTAGAAAATTACAATAG